In Hirschia baltica ATCC 49814, the genomic stretch ATCGCCTTCCCATATACCAGCTTCACAAGCCTGCCCTACGGTATTAATCGCCAAAATTCGCATAGAATATCGCCTGATTAAGCCGCTTACATTGCAGCGGCTTCTACCGCTGTTACCTCTGGTACATAGTGGCGCAACATGTTCTCAATACCACTTTTCAACGTCATCGTTGATGATGGACATCCTGCACATGCACCCCGCATTTGCAGCGTCACCACACCCGTATCAACATCAAATTTTTCAAAAATAATGTCACCACCATCATTGGCAACGGCTGGACGCACACGTGTTTCAATCAATTCTTTGATTTCTGCGACTATTTCTGCATTTTCGCCTTCATATATGACTTCTTCAACCGGAGCCGGATCACTATAATCCGCCATGACGGGCATTCCAGATACGAAATGATCCATGATTGCAGCCAGCGCTTGAGGCTTCAAAATCGCCCAGTCTGTTTCTTGTGTTTTTGTGAGAGCCACGAAATCAGCACCAAGGAAAACCGTTTTTACGCCCTTGAGAGTAAACAAGAAAGCTGCAAGCGGAGATGAGCCAGCTTCCTTCTCATTTAGAAATTCATACGGCGTCTTAGGAGACACTTCACGACCCGGAAGAAACTTCAAGGTTTCTGGATTTGGTGTAGCTTCGGTCTGAATAAACATGATAGGTCTCCTTTAAGAGTCCTGAAATGGCTCTTTTACAAACCAAAAACAAGTGTCTTTTCCGGTTTTTCCTACTGACACAGTGGGATATTAGTGGCTAGCCCCGCCCATTTCGTCCAATTCATCATCGGTCAAATTACCGGGAATAATTGTAATGGCCACGGGCCGTTCAGTCAGTGCCTTACCTCGACCAATCCTTGAGACAAGCGGACCTGGCCCGGCTCGTCCAGATCCAGAACCGAGCACAATCACTTTTATAGTCTTGTCTTTATTTGTTATTCTAGAAATTGCTTGCTCGGGCTTGCCAATTTCAACAATAATTTCAGCTTCAATATCAATGCGATCTTTAATCAATCTTGCGATAGATTTTACCTCAGCCAAAGCATTATCCATAGCCTCAGTTCGCATATCTTCATCAAGGCCGCGCCAATGCCCCATGCCCGACACCTGAACCGCGCGCATAATGACCAATCCTGCACCCACGCGTTTTGCACGCATAGCTGCAAATAAAATCGCTGAAAAACACTCTTGAGTATCGTCAGCAAGTGTCAGAAATTTACGTGTCAGAGCCATGCCTGTATCAGGCTCCATCAATGCTATCTCGTCAAGTCCAGATTGATTCTGAGCAGTTTCAATTTGCAATGTACAAATCCTCCCCGGATTTGGTTTTGTCACTTTATATTTTTCCGAAATGTAACACGATTTTCAATTTAGGCGAGATAGAAAGCAATTAACTCTGAGACTCTACTGCTTCAGCAACTTCAAGAAGTGCCATTTCAACCCGATTTAAAAGTTGATATAGAGCGGCAGGATGAGACGCAAAAATCATTCCGTCAGCTTTTCCATTTGCAACCAATAAGGGTTTAAAACTTGCGGCCTTTTCCAGCTGAGAAATTGCTTCCGCATGTTCATTTTTAATGGATAGCCCCACGGGAGCCTGCATAATACTCAAAAACCGGTGTGCCACATAAGCGCGCGCTTTGGCTGTATAAACCGCTTCAATTGCAGATTTTTCAAACAATTTTCTATCAGGGGAATTAATAACGCTTGCTAATTCACCTGTTGACTGTCTCATCCAAGATATCATCAAATCCACGCGCTCAGCATAGCGTTTGGACGTTAAAGTATCATCATATCGATGTAACCGAACCCCGCCATTAAAGCTGATTAAAGCTTCACTTGCTGCCCGAATTTCATTTTTGGAGATATCCCGAGACAACAATAAGGCTACAGTATTCAAATCAGCGGCTGCGCTTCCGCCCAATTCTTCATTGACCAGTTCAGCATAATCACCAATCGCATGCCCCATTGCCTTTTGGTAAGCAGGCATAGCGGTTAAACGCGCCAAAGGCGACCAAATGGGAGCATCATTTGCCCAACCATGCTGTTCAACTTCGCGCTCCAGTAATTGAGCCCCTACCCCCGCCCAAGGCGAAGACCAAGTCTGCTGAATAGATTCTGGAAAGTTTAGATCATCGCTAATCTTATTGGCTTGCAACACCATAAATGGATAAGCAAGGATCAATACAAATCCAGTCGCTATCAATAAATAGCGTTTTAAAATTTTTGGAATACGAGATTTTTTAAGAGCTTCGGCCGTTTTCTTTTTTAAAGGTATAGGTTTCTTTATCTCGACCGGCGTCGGCTCTTCAGCGATAACTTCACTCTTTCGACTGAATTGAAGAACACTCATTAAAAAAACAACCTAAAAGACGAATACTGGCGCACTCAATAGGAACTGAGTGCACCAATTTTACAACGTCTCTAAAAATTACGTTTCATTAATGTTTATGTCCAGCGTCTTTTGACACATCTGGCGTAGAAACTGTAAATAATGCACTTGCGGTTCGTCCAGATTCAAAAGTGAACGTCACATCAGCAGTGTCACCCTCTTTAACGTCATTCACACCGAAAATCATTAAGTGCAAACCTTTGGGCTCAAAAACAACGGGCACGCCAGCGTTCACATCAACACTATCTACTTTGCGCATCTGCATCATGCCATCTGACATTTCATGCGTGTGAAGCTCTATAGTTTCGGCAACATCAGATGACACTGAAATAATGCGATCATCTTGCCCTAACACCATAGTGAAATACCCAGCCGTAACAGTTTTACCACCCAGAGGCGGACGAATAATTCCGTTTTGGATGTTGATCGCTGACTCAACGAGGCTCACATCAGGCTGACTTATTGTTGAAGGCTCAGTTGCAGAAGACACATTCTCATCAACTTTATTGCTAGGCGAGCAAGCCGAGGCCAAAATCAACGCTGAACAAACTAAACCGAGTGAGTTTCCAAAAGTATTCCAAGACATTATTTAAAGCTCCATTATAGCTAGTCTATGTATGCAATTGTTCAAATTCAGGCTTAGTTTCCCCAAAACCCAACAATTTGACGTACCTCTTTCAAAATCGGATCTGCAAGCGAGCTCGCGCGTTCAGCGCCTTCTTCCAATACCGCATCAATCTGAGCAGGGTCGGCTATGTAATCTCGCATTTTTTGAGAAATGGGAGCCATCTTTTCAACTGCTAATTCTGCTAAAGCTGGTTTGAATTTTCCAAACCCTTCACCGCCAAATTCAGCAAGCACATCGGCGCTACTTTTATTCGACAAAGCGCCATAAATCCCAACCAGATTACGCGCTTCTGGGCGTCCGTCCAATCCCTCTACTTCAGAAGGAAGAACATCAGCATCGGATTTAGCTTTTTTGATTTTCTTTGCAATCGTATCTGCATCATCAATCAAATTAATTCGTGACAATTCAGATGGATCAGATTTGGACATTTTCTTTGTCCCATCTTTTAGAGACATAATCCGCGCACCCGGCCCTTGTATAAGCGGCTCAGGAATTGGGAAAAAGTCCGGCGCATTGAAATCACGGTTAAATCGATTTGCACAATCGCGCGTTAACTCTAAATGCTGTTTTTGATCGTCCCCCACAGGGACATGTGTCGCTTTGTACGCCAAAATATCCGCTGCCATCAAAACGGGATAGGTAAACAACCCTACAGACGCGCGCTCAGCATCTTTACCTGCTTTGTCTTTAAATTGCGTCATGCGTTCTGCCCAGCCCATGCGAGCGGTACAATTTAAAATCCAAGCCAATTCAGTATGCGCCCGAACCGATGATTGAGCGAACACGATGTTCTTCTTTGGATCAATTCCAGCGGCCAACCAAGCGGCAACAATCTCCCGAGTTTGACCTGCCAGCAATTTGGGGTCTTGAGGCACTGTAATCGCATGCAAGTCAACGGCACAAAAAACACATTCATGCGCGTCTTGCATATTTACCCAATTGATCAATGCGCCAAGATAATTGCCAAGATGAAGGTCTCCTGATGGTTGCATGCCTGAAAACACGCGTTCTGGACCTTGATAACCTGTATTTAAATCGCTCATCTAATTGCGCCTTTTAATTGGAAGAGAACCTAGCCTCTAACGCACAACAAGCCGCACATGCAAGCGTTTCAACACCTCGCTTCGATTAAGTTGCAGACCTACGCATGGCATTGCGAATTTCACGCAAAGAAACCGCACCCGTCACCAATGCGGCGATCCCATACAATATACCACCGACTGCAACCGTCGCGATTAACGCCAATATCTGAGATTCCCAAAGATATGTCTGGGTCAAATTTTTATAATCATTAGCAAAATACAGGAAGCCTCCCAGTATTCCGCACGAAACAAAGACGCGCAGCATTCGGCTAATCAACAACCCGCTAGGTTTGTAATCGCCCCGCTTAATCAATGTCAGCCATAGCATGGAAACATTCAGCCAAGCTGCAAAACTTGTCGCCGCAGCTAATGCAGGAAACCCATATTCACCTTGCCCACGTAGCCAGAAAAAAGCACCCGCACCCAAAACTGTGTTGACCAGAACTGACACGACAGCAAATTGCATTGGACGTTTTGTATCATGGCGCGCAAAAAATGCTGGAGCCAACACCTTCACCAACACAAAAGCCGGCACACCCCACGCATAATGGATTAAAGCACTCGCAGCTAATGTTGAATCCGATGCATCAAACTGGCCCCGGCCAAACAAAGCATCAATCAAAAAGAACGGTATTATCGCCAGCGCCACAGCGGCAGGCAGCGTTAAAGCCATTGCCAATGAGATACCTTCATCCAGCGTCCTATGCGTGTCCTCAGAAGACCCCACCTTGCTCATAGCACGGGATAATCTAGGCAATATCGCTACCCCAACAGCCACACCGACAATACCCAGCGGCAATTGATAAAACCGATCCGCTGAAGCCAGCCAACCTTTTGCACCTGCTTCAAAAGAAGCAATTGATGATGAAACAATGATATTTATCTGCGTTGCACTGGCAGCCAAAGCGCCGGGAACAGCAATCTTAGCGACATCTTTCACAGCAGGCGTAATGCGCGGCAGCCTGAACTTTAAATGCACACCCTGATTACGGGCGCCAAACCACAAAACAGCTGCCTGCAAAATACCCGCTATTAAAGTTGCCACAGAACATGCAAGCGCGACCATTCTGGGCTCATTAAAACTGAAAGCAGCAATCAACAAACAGATATTCATCAAAGTCGGCGCAGCTGCCGATAGCACAAACCGACCAGCGGCGTTTAACACACCCGCAAACAAGGCCGAAAGTGCCATACCCGCCAGATAGGGCATTGTTATCTGAGTGAGTAAAATAGACAGGTTGAATATGTCAGGATCATTACGATAACCCGCCTGTAAAACCATCATAATCCACGGCATACAAAACTGGGCAATAAGTGACAGAATTATCGTCACCGTAAACAACATGGAGAGCGTTTCTGTCGCCATCCGTGTCGCGACTTCATCACCCTCTTCTGCCTGCGACCGCGTATATAAAGGAACAAATGCCTGCGCGAATGCTCCTTCAGCTAACAAGCGCCGAAACAGGTTGGGAAATTGCTGCGCTGTTAAATAGGCATCTGTAAGAGGGCCTGCCCCCAATTTTGCAAAAATCACGGCCTCACGAATAAAGCCCAGAATTCTGCTTCCAAATGTCAAACTTGATTGGACAAAGACATTGCGGGCTAAGCTCATATCAGGCCTATCTGTTTTCTGAGGTCTTCGCGCGCTTCAAGGCTCGCGCTGGTGTTCTTGGAGCCTCTAAATCACCGCGACGCAAGACTTCCAACAATTCTTTTGTCAGCAATGCTTCATCAAGGACATCTTCACCCTGAGCCTCAACATAGAAAACATCATGCACAAGCATTCCATAACTTTCGGCGTGAGCCGATTGAATGGACAAGCCCTGATTAACAAAAACATTTGCTATTTCCTGCATCAGACCTTGTCGGTTGCGACCAGATAATTCAAGCACAATAGCATTATCAGATGCTTTTTTATCAATTGAAACAACTGGCTCGACGATAAACGCGGCTTGGCGACGAGAGGCCTTAAAATTATCGTCCGCCAATTCATGCTCAGGTTTTTCACCAGCAGCCACCGCTTGTAATGCAGTCGTAAGAAACTTCAATCGCTCTGGATCACCTTCACAAAAAGGCTCCCCCGAACTGGTTTGAATTTCAAAAACATCCAGCACTTTATCATTGCCAGTAGAGAATAAGCGTGCCGATAAAATATCTGCCCCTGCGCTCGTAAGCACTTTACACAAATCCGCATATAAACGCGCACGATCATCAGCAAAAACAAGAACTTGAGTGGCACTTAATTCTTTTTCTATTCTGGCGGCAGATGTCGTCTCACCACCAGATGCGGTGATAGTTTCAGCATGCCAAGCTTGTACATCTGTCTCAAAAGAAATCCAGTAAGCATCTTCCAGATTTTCAAAAGAAGCTGGCAGCTTTCCAATCTTTTCAAACAAAGCTTCACGTCCAAGGGTCGCCCTTTTGGCAATTTGCGCCTGCACAGACACTTCATCTGCCCGTCCACCACGAAGTGCAGCTTCGGTGGCGTAATACAATTCCCTCAGCAATTGGCCTTTCCAACTATTCCAAACGCCTGGACCAACGGCGCGAATATCACAAACAGTCAGTATCAAAAGAAGACGCAACCGTTCTACAGTACCAACTTTTTTCGCGAATGTAGACACAGTCCTAGGATCAGAAATATCCCGCCTTTGCGCGGTGTCACTCATTTCGAGGTGGTTTCCGACCAGCCATGCCACAAGCTCAGCCTCTTCCGGCTCCATACCCAATCGCAAACAGGCTCCACGCGCCGTTTTGGCACCTTCAATCTGCTGATCACCTTGCCCTTTCCCTGTATCATGCAAAAGCATTGCAAGGTATAAAGCACGTCGATGCTGCACTTTAGGAAAGATTTCCGTCGCCAATGGATGTTCACTGACAAGTACATGGCGTTCAATATCATTCATCGCCTCAACGGCACGAATAGTATGCTCATCCACAGTATAATGATGGTACATGTTGAATTGCGTCTGACCAACAATCCGACCAAATTCTGGTAGGAAATGACCTAAAACACCTGTTTCATTCATGATTTTCAGTGTTGTTCCGGGATGATGTTTCGAAGTCACAACATCAATAAACAATTCTTGAGCTTCAGGATCTTTGCGATAAGACACTTTCAATTCTTTGAGATTTTCTCGCGCGTTTGCAATTGCGTTTGGATGAATATCGTACCCACCTTTATCCGCGACCTTGAATAATCGAAACAAATTCAAGGGGTCATCCTTCACAGCGTCAGCGCTCGCATACGATACACGCCCGGCGTCAAGTACAAACCGCTTGTCATCAAGTAATTTTGGCACTGGTGCAGGCATGAATCGCAAAAGACCTGAAGGCTTCTTTTGTTCAATAGCTTCCAGCTTTGCGCACAATATACGCGTAAGCGCTCCCACTTCTTTTGCCGCAAGAAAATAGCGTTTCATAAATCGCTCGACACCGCTCATGCCGGCCTTGTCAACAAAGCCCATGCGAGACGCAATTTCGGGCTGAAGGTCAAAACTTAATCTATCTTCAGCGCGACCCGCGACATAATGCAAATGGCATCTGACAGTCCACAAAAAGCGCGCTTCACGGCGAAATATTGCTGCATCAGATTTTGAAAAAACATGGTTTTTCAATACGCCATTAAAGTTAGAACCACCATGAATGTATTTCGCCAACCAGAACAAAGTCTGCAGATCTCTCAATCCCCCCTTGCTTTCTTTGACGTTCGGCTCCACGCGAAATCTCGAACTTCCCTCTCGAGACACACGACGATCACGCTCTTCTAGTTTAGCTTGTACAAATTCTGCAGCACGCCCTTCAACAATATCTTTGTCAAATCGATCATCTAATTCTTTGGCGACGTCTTTATCTCCAAATAACAAACGCTTATCGAGAATTGCTGTGCGTATTGTGTAATCTTCTTTAGAGAGCCGGATACATTCGTCGATCGTTCGAAATGCATGTCCAACCTTCAGCCCCAAATCCCACAAAGCATAGAGCATGAATTCAATCACACTTTCAGCCCAAGCTGTTTGCTTATATGTGCGTACAAATAGCAGATCGACATCTGATGATGGAGCTAACGCACAGCGCCCATACCCGCCCACAGCCATAACGGCCATACGTTCGCCCATCGTCGGATTGTTCGCCCGAATGACATGTACGGTAGTATAATCATATAAAGCGTGAAGCACCTCATCCATAACAGCCGATAAAAGGTTCGCTGTATCCAGACCATCTGCGCCTGCTTCTAGACGCTCTTGTGCAATCATCCGTCCACGGAATAACGCACCATGCAACAGATCAATCACGCGTTGGCGTGCTTTTGTACGATCATTCGCATGATCCATATGTGCAGCCGTTAGCTGCACACGTAAATTTCTGGAATCAATAATATCTGAGATACGCCATGCCCCCGGTTTGGAGCGACGCTGTACGGTTTTTTGTGTCGGGCTTAATTCTGTCATCCAGACTTCCTAGCGCTAATCTGACAATACGAACAGAAACAAATTCTTGATCAGGACAATTTTTGTTTCATTGCGTACAAAATTTCCAATGCCTCGCGCGGCGTAATACCGTCCACATCGACATCGACTAGCATTTTTTCAACTTCACTTGGCACAAGGTTTGGTGCAGGTTCAGCGACAGCCGCAAATAGCGGTAAATCATCCAATTGGAACCCGCCTTTTTGGGCCTCACCTTCCAAGCGCAACAAGACTTCTTCTGCCCGTTTCACCGCATCTCTTGGCATTCCTGCAAGCTTAGCAACTTGCACACCATAGGACCGATCAGCCGGTCCGGGTTTAACATCGTGCAAAAAGACCAGATCACCCTGCCAATCCTTTGCGCGAAGAGACGCATTCCCCGCATGGCTTAGCTTTTCGGCAAGGTCAGTTAATTCGTGATAATGGGTCGCAAACAAAGCGCGACATTTGTTTTTTTCGTGTAAATGCTCAACCGCCGCCCAAGCAATCGCCAAGCCATCATATGTTGCCGTTCCCCGCCCGACTTCATCCAGTATAACAAACGCTTTAGGCCCGGCTTGGTTTAATATCGCTGCCGTTTCAATCATTTCGACCATAAAGGTAGACCGCCCCCGCGAAAGATCATCAGACGCACCCACACGCGAAAACACACGATCAACCAATCCCAACTCAAATTTCTGAGCAGGCACAAAACAACCAGCTTGCGCCATTATCGCTAGCAAAGCATTCTGCCTCAGATAAGTTGATTTACCAGCCATGTTTGGCCCTGTAATCATCATCAATCGCGCCGTATCACCGCCACTTGCATCCAAACAACAATCATTCGCGGTAAAACCATCGCCTGCTTTTCTAAGCGATGCCTCCACAACTGGATGACGCGCACCTACAGCATTAAACTGAGTGCTATTATTCAATTGCGGGCGAATTGCACGGTTATCTTCAGCCCACTGCGCCAGACCAGCCGCAACATCAATCGCCGCCAATGCATCAGCAGCCGCTCTCAATTTTGATGATAAGTTTTCTGCTTCCAAAACCAGCGCATTGAAAATTTCCATTTCACGCGCTTTGCCCTCTTCTTCTGCCCGCGCAATGCGGCCATCTAAATCACCAAGTTCGGTTGTGGTGAAACGCATTGCAGATGCCAATGTCTGACGATGGATAAAGTCAGAAGCATGTGGACCATTTTGCATCGCAGATGCGTTGCGTGTCGTCACATCAATAAAATATCCCAAAACTTTATTATGACGAATTTTCAAACTCGGAATACCGGTTTTTTCGGCATAATCAGCTTGTAATCCAGCGATGATTTTTCGGCTATCATCTCGCAATGAACGCACTTCATCCAGTGAAGGATCATATCCTGTGGCGATGAAACCTCCATCACGCGCCAACACAGGAGAATCTTCTTTTATCGCTGTTTCCAGTGTCTGTGCAAAAGCAGCTAATTCTTCTTGCTGCTCTAAATCTAAAACAGTGCAAGCTTCATCAAGTAAGGATGGCAAACCCGCAATGCCTGACCTAAGCAATCGCGCTGCGAGGGCACCTGATTTCAATCCAAGCGCCAAAGCACGCAAATCTTTGGGACCACCCCGCCCCAATTGCAATCGCATACGTGCTCGCTCGATGTCTGCACTATCTCGCAACGCTTTACGCACTTCTTCACGTAAATCTCTATCCGAAACAAACAAACTTACTGCATCAAGTCGACAATTTATCGACACTAAGTCGATAAGAGGTCGTGACAAATTATCTGCCAAACGTCGCGCACCTGGTGCCGTGATCGTGCAATCAATTGTCGATAGCAACGACCCTTTTCGGCTTCCCTGCGCTGACACATCAATTTCCAGACTAGATCTCGTCGCTGGATCAATCGCCATAAAACTAGAGCTTAAATGCCGCTTTGGCGGATCAAGACGCGGCGTTTCTCCTGCTTGTGTCAGATGAAGATAATCCAACAGCAATGCACAGGCAGACAATTCTGCATTGGAAAAACTGCCAAAAGCATCAAGTGATTTCACACCCAATGTATCTTTTAATTGTCGCTCTCCAGATACTTTGTCCGCTTTGGCCCCCGGGCGAGGTGTCACTGCTGTTTTTAAACTTTCCAGCATATTTGAAATCAGCGGCCGCGCCATTACGCTATCGCTCATCAACAACTCTTTTGGTGCCAGAGAAGCCAAGACCTCTCCAAACGCTTCCGGCGCTGTCTCAAACACCTCAAACCGCCCTGTTGAGACGTCCGCTAAAGCAATACCTCCCTCAATTCCCCCAGCTGAAACACCTATTGCCGCAAGAATATTCGAAGAACGCGCATCTAAAAGAGAATCTTCTGTCAAAGTCCCCGGTGTGACAATTCGTACCACATCACGGTTCACGACACTCTTTGAACCACGTTTTTTTGCTTCTTCTGGAGTCTCCAGCTGCTCGCAAACCGCCACACAATGGCCAGAGCGGATCAATTTAGCCAGATAACCTTCAGCCGCGTGAAATGGCACGCCCGCCATTGGAATAGGCTCGCCAGAATGCTGCCCTCTAGCCGTAAGTGTGATATCTAGGGCTTCGGCCGCGATCTGCGCGTCTTCAAAGAAGAGCTCATAAAAATCTCCCATTCTAAAAAATAATAGCGCGTCCTTATGACGTTCTTTAATCTCTAGATATTGGAGCAAAAAAGGGGATGGTGATTTTGACATGGGCGTGCACACTAGCCAGACTAAATTGCACCGCAAGGGTGACAAACCATCGAAATTGCATTTTATCACATTGGTGGGTTACTAAACCCATTTTATTCACAGCAGAATGACTCCAAAAGAGAGAAATCTGCAATACAAGCCCGAATAAGTACGAGATAATAATAAATAGGCTTAATTGCCACACGAGGACGACACAGACATGAGCTCCAAACGCCCATCTTTCACGGATGAAGAAGCGCTTGCCTTCCACCAGGAACCAACACCCGGTAAGATTTCAATGTTACCGACAAAGCCTATGCAGACTCAAAGAGATCTGTCTTTGGCATATTCCCCTGGTGTGGCGATACCTGTTGAAGCAATCGCAAAAGATCAAGACCTTGCGTATGATTATACGTCTAAAGGTAATACTGTAGCGGTCATCTCAAACGGGACGGCTATTCTTGGTCTTGGAAATCTGGGTGCCCTCGCCTCAAAGCCGGTGATGGAAGGTAAGTCTGTTCTATTCAAACGTTTTGCGGATGTTGATTCATTCGACATTGAAATAGATGAAGAAGATCCCGATAAAATTATCGAATGCGTGCGGATGATCGGTTCGACATTTGGTGGAATCAACCTCGAAGACATCAAATCTCCCGAATGCTTTCAAATTGAAGCAGAGCTACGTGAGAAACTAAATATCCCAGTCTTCCATGATGATCAGCACGGAACTGCAATCATCGCAGCTGCTGGACTGATCAATGCCGCAGAAATTACGGGTCGAAACCTAAAAGATATCAAAGTCGCAATTTCTGGAGCCGGTGCCGCAGGGCTTTCTGTTGCAGGCCTTATCCACCACCTTGGCGTACCTAAAAGCAATATTTTGATGTGTGACCGCGATGGTGTCATCTATCAAGGCCGTACCAAAAGTATGGATCAATATAAGTCTGCATTTACGGTTAAAACCAAAAAACGCACTCTTGCCGAAGCTGTTGATGGCGCTGATGTACTAATTGGCCTTTCCGTAAAGGGTGCAGTCAGTAAAGACATGGTCAAATCTATGGCCAAAAACCCCATCATTTTTGTGATGGCCAACCCTGACCCTGAGATCACACCGGAAGAAATTCAGGAAGTTCGTAGCGATGCAATCATCGCAACCGGCCGTTCTGATTACCCAAATCAAGTCAACAACGTACTTGGTTTCCCTTATATTTTCCGGGGCGCGCTAGACGTTCGGGCATCTGCAATTAACGAAGAAATGAAAGTTGCATGTGCTCGTGCACTCGCAATGCTTGCACGTGAAGATGTGCCTGATGAAGTGGCAGCTGCCTATCATGGTGCCCGTCCAAAATTTGGACGCGACTACATCATTCCTGTTCCGTTTGACCCACGTTTGATTTCCTACATCCCTCCTTTTGTGGCCCAAGCAGCAATGGATACAGGTGTGGCGCGCAAGCCAATTGAAGATATGGAAGCCTATTCCAACACCTTGGCTCGTCGCTTAAATCCATCTGCTGGATTTTTACAGCGTTTCCAAGGCGCTGTACGTCGTGAAGCACCAAAACGTATTGTATTTGCTGAGGGTGAAGAACCTGCAATTATCCGCGCAGCTTTTGCCTTTAAAACCCAAGAACTTGGCCACCCAATCCTAATTGGACGCGAAGAACAGGTTAAACGCAATATGCGATTGGTTGGCGTTCCCGAAGATGAATTAGAAATCATCAACGCACGTTTGTCTGACAATAATCCAGCTTACTTCGACTATCTTTACG encodes the following:
- a CDS encoding NifU family protein; translated protein: MFIQTEATPNPETLKFLPGREVSPKTPYEFLNEKEAGSSPLAAFLFTLKGVKTVFLGADFVALTKTQETDWAILKPQALAAIMDHFVSGMPVMADYSDPAPVEEVIYEGENAEIVAEIKELIETRVRPAVANDGGDIIFEKFDVDTGVVTLQMRGACAGCPSSTMTLKSGIENMLRHYVPEVTAVEAAAM
- a CDS encoding universal stress protein, whose protein sequence is MQIETAQNQSGLDEIALMEPDTGMALTRKFLTLADDTQECFSAILFAAMRAKRVGAGLVIMRAVQVSGMGHWRGLDEDMRTEAMDNALAEVKSIARLIKDRIDIEAEIIVEIGKPEQAISRITNKDKTIKVIVLGSGSGRAGPGPLVSRIGRGKALTERPVAITIIPGNLTDDELDEMGGASH
- a CDS encoding copper chaperone PCu(A)C, translated to MSWNTFGNSLGLVCSALILASACSPSNKVDENVSSATEPSTISQPDVSLVESAINIQNGIIRPPLGGKTVTAGYFTMVLGQDDRIISVSSDVAETIELHTHEMSDGMMQMRKVDSVDVNAGVPVVFEPKGLHLMIFGVNDVKEGDTADVTFTFESGRTASALFTVSTPDVSKDAGHKH
- the trpS gene encoding tryptophan--tRNA ligase, which encodes MSDLNTGYQGPERVFSGMQPSGDLHLGNYLGALINWVNMQDAHECVFCAVDLHAITVPQDPKLLAGQTREIVAAWLAAGIDPKKNIVFAQSSVRAHTELAWILNCTARMGWAERMTQFKDKAGKDAERASVGLFTYPVLMAADILAYKATHVPVGDDQKQHLELTRDCANRFNRDFNAPDFFPIPEPLIQGPGARIMSLKDGTKKMSKSDPSELSRINLIDDADTIAKKIKKAKSDADVLPSEVEGLDGRPEARNLVGIYGALSNKSSADVLAEFGGEGFGKFKPALAELAVEKMAPISQKMRDYIADPAQIDAVLEEGAERASSLADPILKEVRQIVGFWGN
- the murJ gene encoding murein biosynthesis integral membrane protein MurJ; the encoded protein is MSLARNVFVQSSLTFGSRILGFIREAVIFAKLGAGPLTDAYLTAQQFPNLFRRLLAEGAFAQAFVPLYTRSQAEEGDEVATRMATETLSMLFTVTIILSLIAQFCMPWIMMVLQAGYRNDPDIFNLSILLTQITMPYLAGMALSALFAGVLNAAGRFVLSAAAPTLMNICLLIAAFSFNEPRMVALACSVATLIAGILQAAVLWFGARNQGVHLKFRLPRITPAVKDVAKIAVPGALAASATQINIIVSSSIASFEAGAKGWLASADRFYQLPLGIVGVAVGVAILPRLSRAMSKVGSSEDTHRTLDEGISLAMALTLPAAVALAIIPFFLIDALFGRGQFDASDSTLAASALIHYAWGVPAFVLVKVLAPAFFARHDTKRPMQFAVVSVLVNTVLGAGAFFWLRGQGEYGFPALAAATSFAAWLNVSMLWLTLIKRGDYKPSGLLISRMLRVFVSCGILGGFLYFANDYKNLTQTYLWESQILALIATVAVGGILYGIAALVTGAVSLREIRNAMRRSAT
- a CDS encoding [protein-PII] uridylyltransferase produces the protein MTELSPTQKTVQRRSKPGAWRISDIIDSRNLRVQLTAAHMDHANDRTKARQRVIDLLHGALFRGRMIAQERLEAGADGLDTANLLSAVMDEVLHALYDYTTVHVIRANNPTMGERMAVMAVGGYGRCALAPSSDVDLLFVRTYKQTAWAESVIEFMLYALWDLGLKVGHAFRTIDECIRLSKEDYTIRTAILDKRLLFGDKDVAKELDDRFDKDIVEGRAAEFVQAKLEERDRRVSREGSSRFRVEPNVKESKGGLRDLQTLFWLAKYIHGGSNFNGVLKNHVFSKSDAAIFRREARFLWTVRCHLHYVAGRAEDRLSFDLQPEIASRMGFVDKAGMSGVERFMKRYFLAAKEVGALTRILCAKLEAIEQKKPSGLLRFMPAPVPKLLDDKRFVLDAGRVSYASADAVKDDPLNLFRLFKVADKGGYDIHPNAIANARENLKELKVSYRKDPEAQELFIDVVTSKHHPGTTLKIMNETGVLGHFLPEFGRIVGQTQFNMYHHYTVDEHTIRAVEAMNDIERHVLVSEHPLATEIFPKVQHRRALYLAMLLHDTGKGQGDQQIEGAKTARGACLRLGMEPEEAELVAWLVGNHLEMSDTAQRRDISDPRTVSTFAKKVGTVERLRLLLILTVCDIRAVGPGVWNSWKGQLLRELYYATEAALRGGRADEVSVQAQIAKRATLGREALFEKIGKLPASFENLEDAYWISFETDVQAWHAETITASGGETTSAARIEKELSATQVLVFADDRARLYADLCKVLTSAGADILSARLFSTGNDKVLDVFEIQTSSGEPFCEGDPERLKFLTTALQAVAAGEKPEHELADDNFKASRRQAAFIVEPVVSIDKKASDNAIVLELSGRNRQGLMQEIANVFVNQGLSIQSAHAESYGMLVHDVFYVEAQGEDVLDEALLTKELLEVLRRGDLEAPRTPARALKRAKTSENR